In Candidatus Schekmanbacteria bacterium RIFCSPLOWO2_02_FULL_38_14, the genomic stretch GAGGAAGAAAACTTTTTCTCCTCAAGGTTTCTCTTTAGTATGTTTTTCACCCTGACTACCTCGTTATCCAGAGCCTTCTTTGTGTCTACCTGTAAAAGAAGATGAACCCCTCCCTGAAGGTCAAGCCCGAGTTTAATCTTTTCATCCAATGGATAAACAGACCATAGGGACAATGCAACAAGAACTATTATTAGAATAACTTTCCACTGCAAATCTTTTTTCATAGGAACTCCCTATTGCTTTTCTACTATTAAGCTTATCTTATCACGTCACTTTTTATTTCTTTTCTTCCTCTTTTTCTTTTTCTTTTTCTCTAAAAACTGTTTGAATGGCATTTCTTGCAACATCAACCTTAACATTATCAGCAATTTTTACAACAAGAATGTCATCCTTTATCTGGACAACAATACCATATATCCCTCCCTTTGTTAATATCTTATCTCCCCTTGTAATGTTTGAAAGCATTTCCTGTAATTTTTTCTGCTCTCTCTGCTGAGGTCTGATAAGAAGCAAATAGAATAAACCAAAAATCGTCAGCA encodes the following:
- a CDS encoding preprotein translocase subunit YajC, whose amino-acid sequence is MAPGGQQQTPGSSFAFIAMMLTIFGLFYLLLIRPQQREQKKLQEMLSNITRGDKILTKGGIYGIVVQIKDDILVVKIADNVKVDVARNAIQTVFREKEKEKEEEKK